The proteins below come from a single Myxococcales bacterium genomic window:
- a CDS encoding heavy metal-binding domain-containing protein, with translation MTTSARPVPALSDLSVTEFLTLSRMGFLPHGLVVGASVYEADTSSSGAQIDLWGALFGNAPLVRPVETQEVVALSEAVRAARTLAIERMRMQAAQVMAEGVVGVRLDVEHHLWRGNHQVVKFIAVGTAVGFDREHGPEALRGAPSLRLASGAPFTSDLSGQDFVALLQAGFRPVTVASGTCVYQLNLQEMVRYQGYNCEVAEYTRAFFDARETAMARLQYDLFSWWPAGHPDAPTGIVGMTVSENAHRPQLMGGPARNAVVAGSMAPVVEFTAVGTAIAPLAPGDPRRARQTVKPLVVVPLDR, from the coding sequence GTGACCACGTCGGCCCGCCCCGTTCCCGCGCTGAGCGATCTCTCGGTGACCGAGTTTCTCACGCTCTCGCGCATGGGCTTTCTCCCGCATGGCCTCGTGGTCGGGGCGAGCGTCTACGAGGCCGACACGAGCTCGAGCGGCGCGCAGATCGATCTCTGGGGCGCGCTCTTCGGCAACGCGCCGCTCGTGAGGCCCGTCGAGACCCAAGAGGTCGTCGCGCTCTCCGAGGCGGTGCGCGCGGCGCGTACGCTGGCGATCGAACGAATGCGGATGCAGGCGGCGCAGGTGATGGCCGAGGGGGTCGTGGGCGTGCGCCTCGACGTGGAGCACCACCTCTGGCGAGGCAACCACCAGGTCGTGAAGTTCATCGCCGTGGGGACGGCCGTCGGCTTCGACCGCGAGCACGGCCCCGAGGCGCTCCGAGGCGCGCCCAGCCTCCGTCTCGCGAGCGGCGCGCCGTTCACGAGCGATCTGTCGGGGCAAGACTTCGTGGCGCTCCTCCAGGCGGGCTTCAGGCCCGTCACCGTCGCGAGCGGCACCTGCGTCTACCAGCTGAACCTCCAAGAGATGGTCCGCTATCAGGGCTACAACTGCGAAGTCGCCGAATACACACGCGCGTTCTTCGACGCACGCGAGACCGCGATGGCGAGGCTCCAGTACGATCTCTTCTCGTGGTGGCCCGCCGGCCACCCCGACGCGCCGACGGGCATCGTGGGAATGACCGTGAGCGAGAACGCGCACCGCCCGCAGCTCATGGGAGGCCCCGCCCGCAACGCCGTGGTCGCGGGCTCGATGGCCCCGGTGGTCGAGTTCACGGCGGTGGGGACCGCGATAGCTCCGCTCGCCCCCGGCGATCCGCGCCGCGCACGGCAGACAGTGAAGCCGCTCGTGGTCGTGCCGCTCGATCGGTGA
- a CDS encoding heavy metal-binding domain-containing protein: protein MHPRPRIDLAASFHHVAQGGIPLRAQERLMAEAGPHRRLFTSDLSVSEFVLTRDVQCEPISQVMGSSIYFVGQIADYKGATGEITVISDAHREARRRAIARLYQEAAFVRADAVIGVRLSERMITMGRRGKGGDDGGEVLEFTVVGTAVRAPWITHPPGQPVITDLSGQELWALAKDGYEPCCFLFEFCRYHVWHVTPAGQFHGEILEATQAIEAARAIAATKIQRQAAAFECEFVVGSDITLKVKEVPCGANDCERNDLDVDLSWLCTGVRRIPGARWRARVEVPPLTLTLTPLGRRQGEIIEGGDDAEEIRIEAENAEEAAIEASEGR, encoded by the coding sequence ATGCACCCGCGCCCACGCATCGACTTGGCCGCGAGCTTCCACCACGTCGCGCAAGGCGGCATTCCGCTCCGCGCCCAGGAGCGCCTGATGGCCGAGGCCGGCCCGCACCGCCGGCTCTTCACGAGCGATTTGTCGGTGAGCGAGTTCGTGCTCACGCGGGACGTGCAGTGCGAGCCCATCTCGCAGGTCATGGGGAGCAGCATCTATTTCGTGGGCCAGATCGCCGACTACAAGGGCGCGACCGGCGAGATCACCGTCATCAGCGACGCGCACCGCGAGGCGCGGCGGCGGGCCATCGCGAGGCTCTACCAGGAGGCCGCCTTCGTGCGCGCCGACGCGGTGATCGGCGTGCGCCTGAGCGAGCGCATGATCACGATGGGCCGGCGCGGCAAGGGCGGCGACGATGGCGGCGAGGTGCTCGAGTTCACGGTCGTAGGCACGGCCGTCCGCGCGCCCTGGATCACCCACCCGCCTGGCCAGCCGGTGATCACCGATCTGTCCGGGCAGGAGCTCTGGGCCCTCGCGAAGGACGGCTACGAGCCGTGCTGCTTTCTCTTCGAGTTCTGCCGCTACCACGTGTGGCACGTCACGCCCGCCGGGCAGTTCCACGGGGAGATCCTCGAGGCGACGCAGGCGATCGAGGCGGCGAGGGCCATCGCCGCGACCAAGATCCAGCGCCAGGCGGCGGCGTTCGAGTGCGAGTTCGTGGTGGGCAGCGACATCACCCTCAAGGTGAAGGAGGTGCCCTGTGGCGCGAACGACTGCGAACGCAACGATCTCGACGTCGACCTGAGCTGGCTCTGCACCGGGGTGCGACGCATCCCGGGCGCGCGCTGGCGAGCGCGGGTCGAGGTGCCGCCGCTGACGCTGACCTTGACCCCCCTCGGGCGGCGCCAGGGGGAGATCATCGAGGGCGGCGACGACGCCGAGGAGATCCGCATCGAGGCCGAGAACGCCGAAGAAGCGGCCATCGAAGCCTCCGAGGGGCGCTGA
- a CDS encoding heavy metal-binding domain-containing protein, with protein sequence MSTRRHPPPQAPHAPRPAPAAPPAPEAPTLPPHAHERLAEMRAKKLFTCDLSVNEFLLVKEAGFDCLGLVMGTSIYQVVPTVPQLEKGAPGCEVYDMTRALYHARELAMARMEQEAEELGGDGIIGVRLVVNLDGDPQRIAWKQYRQWQAWAHEQGYPRRVTNLGYDWFSRWQQVAWAQWTQWCQRMGWPAQPAPWSLPPKEPTYALGQNVVEFMAIGTAVKHRGPESFKNKLGKPFQSALSGQELWMLVRSGYRPVGFVMGNCVYYVPPWLLKPPTGGFFTRAKSCELSGYTHGLYDARELAIERLQWEAEALGATGVVDVTVSENAHAWQRTYVNIGNAALTSGEMIELFVIGTAVVPMPGADRRLQTKLVHVANDRRGAQHLGGREK encoded by the coding sequence GTGTCGACTCGCCGACATCCCCCGCCGCAGGCGCCGCACGCTCCGCGGCCCGCGCCCGCCGCGCCACCCGCACCCGAGGCGCCGACGCTCCCGCCGCACGCCCACGAGCGCCTCGCCGAGATGAGGGCGAAGAAGCTCTTCACTTGCGATCTGTCGGTCAACGAGTTCTTGCTCGTGAAGGAGGCCGGCTTCGACTGCCTCGGCCTCGTGATGGGCACGTCGATCTACCAAGTGGTGCCCACCGTTCCCCAGCTCGAGAAGGGCGCCCCCGGCTGCGAGGTCTACGACATGACGCGGGCGCTCTACCACGCGCGCGAGCTCGCGATGGCGCGCATGGAACAAGAGGCCGAGGAGCTAGGCGGGGACGGCATCATCGGCGTGCGCCTCGTGGTCAATCTCGACGGTGATCCCCAGCGTATCGCTTGGAAGCAATACCGGCAGTGGCAGGCGTGGGCGCACGAGCAGGGCTATCCACGCCGGGTGACCAACCTCGGCTACGATTGGTTCTCCAGGTGGCAACAGGTGGCGTGGGCGCAGTGGACGCAGTGGTGCCAGCGCATGGGCTGGCCCGCCCAGCCGGCGCCGTGGTCGCTCCCGCCGAAGGAGCCGACGTACGCGCTCGGACAGAACGTGGTCGAGTTCATGGCCATTGGCACGGCGGTCAAGCACCGTGGGCCCGAGAGCTTCAAGAACAAGTTGGGCAAGCCCTTTCAGTCGGCGCTCTCCGGGCAAGAGCTCTGGATGCTCGTGCGATCGGGCTACCGCCCCGTCGGCTTCGTGATGGGCAACTGCGTGTATTACGTGCCTCCGTGGCTGCTCAAGCCCCCGACCGGGGGCTTCTTCACCCGCGCGAAGAGCTGTGAGCTCTCGGGCTACACGCACGGCCTCTACGACGCGCGCGAGCTCGCCATCGAGCGGCTCCAGTGGGAGGCCGAGGCGCTCGGCGCGACGGGCGTCGTCGACGTCACCGTGAGCGAGAACGCCCACGCGTGGCAGCGCACCTACGTGAACATCGGCAACGCGGCGCTGACCTCCGGCGAGATGATCGAGCTGTTCGTCATCGGCACCGCGGTGGTCCCGATGCCCGGCGCCGATCGGAGGCTCCAGACCAAGCTCGTCCACGTCGCCAACGATCGGCGCGGCGCGCAGCACCTCGGGGGTCGAGAGAAGTGA
- a CDS encoding LEA type 2 family protein, with protein MPSLIRSWSLRSALATLAALAALTATGCARQPTMHLNHAEISGMSLGFPPSIAVVLVTVVDVHNPNSYDVAIRAVRGTVTFADRYTLPLDYRAPDGGLWLPADRTTQIRVPVTVPLDMALALARETFSQPFVGFRISGRADVTATRTFQIEKDDYSIDERGTFSRQQLELALPHF; from the coding sequence GTGCCTTCCCTTATTCGCTCCTGGTCTCTCCGCTCCGCGCTCGCGACGCTCGCCGCGCTCGCCGCGCTCACCGCGACCGGCTGCGCGCGACAGCCCACGATGCACCTGAACCACGCTGAGATAAGCGGCATGTCTCTCGGGTTCCCACCGAGCATCGCGGTGGTGCTCGTCACCGTCGTCGACGTCCACAACCCGAACTCCTACGACGTGGCGATCCGCGCCGTGCGCGGGACGGTCACCTTCGCCGACCGCTACACGCTGCCGCTCGACTACCGCGCGCCCGACGGGGGCCTCTGGCTCCCCGCCGACCGCACGACCCAGATCCGCGTGCCGGTGACGGTGCCGCTCGACATGGCGCTCGCGCTCGCGCGGGAGACCTTCAGCCAGCCGTTCGTCGGGTTCCGCATCTCGGGCAGGGCCGACGTCACGGCCACTCGCACCTTCCAGATCGAGAAGGACGACTACTCGATCGACGAGCGCGGCACGTTCTCTCGACAGCAGCTCGAGCTTGCGCTCCCCCACTTTTGA
- a CDS encoding fatty acid desaturase, whose product MTTPCDRPPAPAPPPIDYEAFARDLDALRRELDASLGVEHFEHLRKLERWGHACSTAGYATAWLFPNPISMALISTGSMARWAILAHHVGHRSMDRVSGVPERYTSRGFAKGRRRLVDWFDWMHPDAWNHEHNVLHHYHTGEVADPDLVEENAAPLRDAKIPLALKYLAVGFYALTWKVTYYAPNTFQILERAKARRARRESGVTRDARGPEPYLEVFDPRTPVGRGFWSSCLLPYGLGRFVVIPALFLPLGPLAALSVWVNSVGAEALTNLHTFAIIVPNHAGDDLYRFEGVTRDRAELYVRQVAGSANYETGGDLRDFMHGFLNYQIEHHLFPDLPPLAYQRAQPRVKELCAKHGVPYVQGSVWSRVKKLADILVGKTSMRWGDGLSRRARAKA is encoded by the coding sequence ATGACCACCCCATGCGACCGGCCGCCCGCGCCCGCTCCGCCGCCCATCGACTACGAGGCGTTCGCGCGCGACCTCGACGCCCTGCGCAGGGAGCTCGACGCGAGCCTCGGCGTCGAGCACTTCGAGCACCTCCGCAAGCTGGAGCGATGGGGACACGCCTGCTCGACGGCCGGCTACGCCACGGCCTGGCTCTTCCCGAACCCGATCTCCATGGCGCTCATCTCCACGGGCTCGATGGCCCGCTGGGCGATCTTGGCCCACCACGTCGGGCACAGGAGCATGGATCGCGTGTCGGGTGTCCCCGAACGCTACACGTCGCGTGGCTTCGCGAAGGGGAGGCGGCGGCTCGTCGACTGGTTCGACTGGATGCACCCCGACGCCTGGAACCACGAGCACAACGTGCTGCACCACTACCACACGGGTGAAGTGGCCGATCCGGACCTCGTCGAGGAGAACGCCGCGCCGCTCCGCGACGCGAAGATCCCGCTCGCGCTGAAGTACCTGGCGGTCGGCTTCTACGCGCTCACGTGGAAGGTCACCTACTACGCGCCCAACACGTTTCAGATCCTGGAGCGCGCGAAGGCTCGGAGGGCCCGGCGCGAGTCGGGCGTGACCCGCGACGCCCGCGGCCCCGAGCCCTACCTCGAGGTGTTCGATCCCCGCACGCCGGTCGGGCGCGGTTTCTGGTCGAGCTGCCTCTTGCCCTACGGTCTCGGCCGGTTCGTGGTGATCCCCGCGCTGTTCCTCCCGCTCGGGCCGCTGGCCGCGCTCTCGGTATGGGTGAACTCCGTCGGCGCGGAGGCGCTCACCAACCTTCATACGTTCGCCATCATCGTGCCCAATCACGCGGGCGACGATCTGTACCGCTTCGAGGGAGTCACCCGGGACCGCGCGGAGCTCTACGTGCGCCAGGTCGCGGGCAGCGCGAACTACGAGACCGGCGGAGATCTCCGCGATTTCATGCACGGGTTCCTCAACTACCAGATCGAGCACCATCTCTTTCCCGACCTGCCGCCCCTCGCGTACCAGCGCGCGCAGCCCCGGGTGAAGGAGCTCTGCGCCAAGCACGGCGTCCCCTACGTGCAGGGATCGGTGTGGTCGCGAGTGAAGAAGCTCGCCGACATCCTGGTGGGAAAGACCTCGATGAGGTGGGGGGATGGGCTGTCACGGCGCGCGCGCGCCAAGGCTTAG
- a CDS encoding YbjQ family protein — MRQHRFFTSDLSVNEFLLVKEVGFQPLGLVMGSSIFHVGFHPVRPGVSEELTTLTQALYQARELAMVRMEEEADALGADGIVAVRLTLTIHAWGSNVIEFLALGTAVKSVSGEGTWRANNGKPFQSDLSGQDFWTLLHAGYRPVGMVMGNCVYYVAPEAQWAGQPRGWGGAPQGYAYAPPQNMELVGPTQAFYDARELAMERMQAEAEDLGAEGIVGVTVDESNHTWGVNVLEFSAIGTAVVPIRADHEIEKPQLVLSVNG, encoded by the coding sequence ATGCGGCAGCATCGCTTCTTCACGAGCGATCTCTCAGTGAACGAGTTCTTGCTCGTCAAGGAGGTGGGCTTCCAGCCCCTCGGCCTCGTCATGGGCAGCAGCATCTTCCACGTGGGGTTCCACCCCGTGCGCCCGGGCGTGAGCGAAGAGCTGACCACGCTCACGCAGGCGCTCTACCAGGCCCGCGAGCTCGCGATGGTGCGCATGGAGGAGGAGGCCGACGCGCTCGGCGCGGACGGCATCGTGGCTGTCCGTCTCACGCTCACCATCCACGCGTGGGGCTCGAACGTCATCGAGTTTCTCGCGCTCGGCACGGCGGTGAAGAGCGTTTCCGGCGAGGGGACCTGGCGCGCGAACAACGGCAAGCCTTTCCAGTCGGACCTGTCGGGACAAGACTTCTGGACCTTGCTCCACGCGGGGTACCGCCCCGTGGGCATGGTCATGGGGAACTGCGTCTATTACGTCGCGCCAGAGGCCCAGTGGGCCGGGCAGCCCCGGGGCTGGGGCGGCGCGCCGCAGGGCTATGCCTACGCGCCGCCGCAGAACATGGAGCTCGTCGGCCCCACGCAGGCCTTCTACGACGCCCGTGAGCTCGCGATGGAGCGCATGCAGGCCGAGGCCGAGGACCTAGGCGCCGAGGGGATCGTCGGCGTGACGGTGGACGAGAGCAACCACACGTGGGGAGTGAACGTGCTCGAGTTCAGCGCCATCGGCACCGCGGTCGTGCCTATTCGAGCCGATCACGAGATCGAAAAGCCTCAGCTCGTCCTCTCGGTGAACGGCTGA